The DNA window GACCGCGTTGCCGAGGACGAGAAGATCGCGATGACCGCGCCGGTGATGGAGGAACAGGTCGCCAAGGACAGTTGGCGCATGCGCTTCGTGATGCCCGCGAAGTACACGCTGGGCACCTTGCCCGAACCGCCCTCCGACATCACCCTGACCGAGATCCCGGCCCGCCGCATGGCAGCGGTGCGCTTTGCCGGAAACGGGTCGGCAGCCGATCTTGCTGACATGGAGCAGATGCTCGCCGAATGGATCGAGGCGCAGGGACTGCGGTCGAAGGGCACCTTTGAATACGCTTTCTACGATGCCCCGATGGTGCCCGGGCCCCTGCGCCGGAACGAGGTCATGATCGAAGTCGAGGAACCGCGCGAATAGGCGATCACGCCTCTTCGAGGTTGCTTTCGCGCGCGCTCGTCCCCACGAAATCGCGTTCCCATTGTTCGAATTCGCTGCGGCTGAGCAGGTATCGCTCGCGCGCTTCGTGGAAGCTGATCGCCTGTTCGCGCACGGCTCGCACCACGCCCGCCTTGCGCGCGGGGGACCAATGGACCCGGTGGCTCGGCGGCAGGCCGTAACGCTTGATCGCCTCGGCGATGGAAATGTCTTTCGGATAAGCCATGTCTCACTCCCTTCTCGCCCCTGTGTGACGCAAGAGAGCGGCTCTCAGGCTTAAGCCCGACTTTCGAAAGGTGGTTAAGACAGCGTTGCCGACACCCCTCGTGCGCCATCTGCGACGAAGCGAAGAGCGATTGTCGGAATGCCTTACAAAGGCGGCGGAAGAAAGCGAAAGGGCGGCCCGCAATGAAGCGGGCCGCCCTTCCTTTGGCGCTTCATGCGGACGGGCGAATCAGCCGCCCGAGCGGTCGTCCATCAGGCGCTGCATCAGGTAGACATGTTGGAGCGCCTCGAGCTTGGCGCGCTGTTCATTGTCGACCCCGCCCGAATGGCCGCCGGTCATGTCCTCGAAATAATAGTAATCGTGCCCCTGCGCCTTCAGCTTGGCCGCGCCCTTTCTCGCATGGGCGGGGTGGGTGCGATCATCGGCGGTCGATGCCCACAGGAAGGGGGCAGGGTAGTCCTCCTCCTCGGCGATCATCTGGTAGGGCGAATAGCCTTCGATCCAGGCGCGCTGTTCGGGGATGCGCGGGTCGCCATATTCGCCGATCCACGAAGCGCCGCGCCCGATCAGGTGATAGCGCAGCATGTCGAACAGCGGGATCTGCACGATCGCCGCGCCGAACAGGTCGGGTCGCTGGGTGAATGCGGTCCCGACCAGAAGGCCGCCCTGCGAGCCGCCCTGGATGCCGAGATGGTCGGGGCTGGTGAAGCCGCGCTCTACAAGGTCCTCGGCCACCGCGAGAAAATCATCCCACGTGCGCTGCTTGTTCTCGCGTATCGCGCTCTGGTGCCAGCCGGGTCCGAACTCGCCTCCGCCGCGCAGGTTCGCAAGGACATAGGCCCCGCCGCGTTCGAGCCACAGCTTGCCGGTCGTGCCGAGATAGCCGGGCAGACGCGGAATCTGGAAGCCGCCGTAGCCGGTCAGCAATGTCGGAGTCGCGCGGTCCAGTTTCATCCCTGCGGGCTTGACGATGAAATAGGGAATTTTCGTCCCGTCCGCACTCGACGCCTCATGCTGTTCGACCTCCATGCCCGCCTTGTCGAAATAGTAGGGCGAGGTCTTGATGATCTCGGGAGCACTATCGCCGTCCGAGTAATAGAGCGTCGTCGGGTTGAGGAAATCGGTGACGGTGAACATGACCTGGTCGGTCTCGTTCGAGCTCGCCGCGATCCCGACCGTCGCGTTGTCAGGCAGGTCGACTTCCTCGCTGATCCATGCACCGTCTGCGTAATTGAACTTGAGCACCTTGCCGACGACATTGTCGAGCAGGCCGACATAGAGTGCCTGCGCGGTGACCGACCCGCCACGCTTGGTCTGACGCTCGCCGGGTGCCCACACCAGCGTCCTTGCGGCGCCATTGGGATCGGCCTTCCACTCCTCGAGATCGACCGCGATCAGGCTGTCGGCCGGGAACCTCTGCCCCTGCGTCTCCCATTCGACATCGGTCGAGAACAGCAGGTGCCCGTCAACGATGCCGTAGGGCGAGGCCTTTTTCGGGATGTCGAGTTCTAGCCATTCACCGTCCTTCCAGACGTAATAGACGCTTTCGTGGAAGCTCACGCCGCGGAACGCCGTGCGCGCCTGGATCGTGCCGCTGGCATCGCGCAACAGGCTAGCGCCGGCCCACACGTCGGAGGGCTCGCCGCGGAAGATTTCCTCGGCTTGGGAAATCGGGGTGCCGCGCTTCCAGACGCGGCTCGTGAAGGGATATTCGCTCTCGGTCAGCGTGCCATCGCCAAAATCGCGGTTCACCAGCAGGGTATTCTCGTCGATCCACGAGATGCCGCCCTGGCTCTTTTCATTGAGCACGAAGCCGCCTTCGACGAAGGTCTTGGTCGAAGTGTCGAATTCGCGCATCACGGTGGCGTCCTCGCCTCCGTCGGAGAGCGCGATCATGCACTTGTTGAGAGCGGGCGGCAGACAGGTCGAACCCTTGTAGACCCATTCCCTGCCCTCTGCGGCGGCGAGCGCATCGATGTCGAGCACGGTTTCCCATTCGGGCTCGTCGCTGCGATAGCTCTCCAGGGTGGTGCGCCTGACGAGCCCCTTGGGATTCTCCTTGTCCTGCCAGAAATTGTACAGCCCGTCCGGTCGGAAGGAGACGTAGGGGATCCGGTCCTCGCTGTCATAGATGGCGAGCGCTTCGGCCTTTAACTGTTCGAAGCGCGGGTCGCTTTCGAGAGCGGCGAGGGTGCGCTCGTTTTCCTTTTCGACCCATTCGAGCGCCGTCTCCGAGCGCGCTTCCTCCAACCAGATGTAAGGGTCCTCTTCGGGACCGGGTACGCCCGGGGCGGTTTCGGAATTGCTCTGCGCGTTCGCGCCGGTCATCGAGGTCAGGGTCATCGCGGCTGCCAGTGGAAGGGTTGATACAAGCTTCAAGTGTCCTCTCCTGAACGGAATTGCTTGACGCAGATGTGACCGGATGCCGCCTCGATGTGAAGGGGAAGAATCAAAAAAGGGCGACCCCTTGCAGGGCCGCCCTTTGGTTCTTCATTCGCTGGATCGAGCGCTCAGCCCTCGACATGCTCCGCGAGCACGGTGAGGCCGTTCGCGCCGACTTCGGCGAAACCGCCGCGCACCTCGATCGTCTCGGGCGCCGCGCCTTCGCTCTTGTAGACCCGCACCTCGCCGTCGCGGATCGTCGACATGAAGGGCGCGTGGCCCTCGAGCACGCCGAATTCGCCTTCTGCCCCGGGCACGACGACCATGTGGACGTCCTCGGAGCGAACCAGCTTGGCCGGAGTGACGAGTTCGAAGTGGAGTGCCATCGCGCTTATGCGTCCTCGGCGAGCTTGGCGGCCTTTTCGACGGCCTGGTCGATCCCGCCGACCATGTAGAAGGCCGCTTCGGGCAGATGGTCGTATTCGCCTTCGACGACCGCCTTGAAGCTCTTCACCGTGTCTTCGAGCTGGACGAACACGCCCGGGATGTTGGTGAAGACTTCGGCCACGTGGAAGGGCTGCGAGAGGAACTTCTGGATCTTGCGCGCGCGCGCGACCGTCAGCTTGTCCTCTTCCGACAGTTCATCCATGCCGAGAATGGCGATGATGTCCTGGAGCGACTTGTACTTCTGCAGCGTCTCCTGAACGCGGCGAGCGGTCTCGTAATGCTCCTGGCCGACGACGCGCGGTTCGAGAACGCGGCTGGTGGAGTCGAGCGGATCGACCGCCGGGTAGATGCCCAGCTCCGAAATCGCGCGCGACAGCGTCGTGGTCGCATCGAGGTGCGCGAAGGAGGTGGCGGGCGCCGGGTCGGTAAGGTCGTCCGCAGGCACGTAGATCGCCTGGACCGAGGTGATCGAGCCCTTGGTGGTCGAGGTGATGCGTTCCTGCAGGTTCCCCATGTCGGTCGCCAGCGTCGGCTGATAGCCCACCGCGGACGGGATACGGCCGAGCAGCGCCGACACTTCCGAACCCGCCTGCGTGAAGCGGAAGATGTTGTCGACGAAGAAGAGCACGTCCTGGCCTTCCTGGTCGCGGAAATATTCGGCCATGGTCAGGCCCGAAAGCGCCACGCGGGCACGCGCGCCCGGAGGCTCGTTCATCTGGCCGAAGACGAGCGCCACCTTGGAGCCTTCGCTCGTCGCGTTGCCATCGGCATCCTTGGCGATGACGCCCGCGTCGAGGAATTCGTGGTAGAGATCATTGCCCTCGCGGGTGCGTTCACCGACGCCCGCGAAGACCGACACGCCGCCGTGGCCCTTGGCGATGTTGTTGATGAGTTCCTGGATCAGCACGGTCTTCCCGACGCCCGCGCCGCCGAACAGGCCGATCTTTCCGCCCTTGGCGTAAGGGGCGAGGAGGTCGATGACCTTGATGCCGGTGACGAGAATGCTCGCTTCGGTCGACTGATCGATGAATTCGGGAGCCGGAGCGTGGATCGGCATGGTCTGGTCGGCACCGATCGGGCCGCGCTCGTCGATCGCTTCGCCAACGACGTTCATGATCCGGCCCAGCGTCTTGGGGCCCACGGGCACGCTGATCTGCCGGCCGGTGTTGACCACTTCCTGGCCGCGAACAAGGCCGTCCGTGCCGTCCATCGCGATGGTGCGCACGGTGTTCTCGCCGAGGTGCTGGGCGACTTCGAGGACGAGCGTGGTGTCGCCATTCTTCGTTTCGAGAGCGGTGAGGATCGACGGCAGTTCACCTTCGAACTGGACGTCGACGACGGCGCCGATGACCTGGCTGATCGTGCCGTTCGTGGTCTGGTTCAATGCGGGGGCGGTGGCCATTTCGTGAATTCCTATGGCTGTTTAATTACTGGATGGGGCAGTCTTCGGGGACTTCGACGAGACTGTAGGACGTGCCGTCTGCGGCCATGGTGAGCTCGCGGTCGGTTTCGGGCAGGTCGCTTTCGAGCTTGTAGCGGCAGGTGAACTGCTCGGCATTGTCGCCGGTGGTGCAGGTCGCCTCGATCACTTCGTCCTCGTATTCGCACTGGGCGAGGGCGAGCTGGACCTCGGCGAGGCTCGGGACGTTCTCGTCCGCTTCGAGTTCGGCGGTCTCGCCGAGCGCCTCTTCCTCACCCGGTTCCGCTTCGAGGATCGAGGGCGTCGTAGGCTCGGCGGCGACTTCCTCGAGCTTGTCGGGATCGACCGGGTCGCCGCACGCGGCGAGGGCCAGCGGCACGGCGAGGGCGATGAAGAGGGAAGGGGTGATGCGCATTACAATGCCTCCGCGCCGGCGATGATTTCGATCAGCTCGGTCGTGATCGCGGCCTGGCGGCTGCGGTTGTACTCGATGTTGAGATCCTTGATGAGCTCGCCCGCATTGCGCGTCGCATTGTCCATCGCGGTCATCGAGGCGCCCTGTTCCGACGCCTCGCGTTCGAGCAGCGCGCCGAAGAGCTGCGTCTTGACGTAGCGCGGGAGCAGTTCCTCGAGGATTTCCTCCTCGCCCGGTTCGTATTCGACCATGGCTTCGTCCGTGTTCGCGCTGTCGGGCGAGGGGACCGGGATGAGCTGGTTGACGGTCGGATCCTGCACCAGTGCCGACTTGAAGGTCGGGTAGATGAGATGCGCGATGTCGAACTTGCCCGCTTCGTACATTTCGATCAGTTCGGCCGCGATCGCGTCGGCTTCCTCGAAACCGGGCGTCTTGACCTCGCTCGTGTCGAAGCCGCCGCCGATCTGCTTGGCGAAATCGCGCTTCAAGGGCGCGCGGCCCTTCTTGCCGACGAGGTAGAATTCGATCTCCTTGCCCTGCGCCAGCAATTCGCGCGCCTTGGCCTTGGCAGCCTTGACGAGGTTCGCGTTGAGACCGCCGCACAGGCCCTTGTCGGTGTTGACGACGACAATCAGGTTGCGCCGGTCGGATCCGGTCCCGGCGAGCAGCTTCGGCGCGTTGTCGCCGGACACGCGCCCCGCGAGGCTCGCCATGACGCCCGCCAGCCGCTCGGCATAGGGACGCGCGGCCTCGGCCGCGGCCTGCGCGCGGCGCAGCTTGGCCGCCGCGACCATCTGCTTGGCCTTGGTGATCTTCTGGGTCGACTTGACCGAGTTGATCCGGCCCTTGAGTTCCTTGAGGCTGGCCACCTGGCGCGCTCCTTAGGCGAACTGCTTGGCGAAGGCGTCGAGCGCGGCGACAACCTTGTCGCGCGTCGAATCCTCGAACTTCTGCGTGGTGCGGATTTCCTCCAGCACGGCGCCGTGTTCGGACCGCATATAGGCGAGCATCTGCTCTTCGTAATCGGTCACGCGGTCGACCGGCACGCTGTCGAGATAGCCGTTGGTGCCGGCATAGATTG is part of the Erythrobacter litoralis genome and encodes:
- a CDS encoding SOUL family heme-binding protein, yielding MRKTFWIAAGSALALAGAAMAYAQYRDTEEPDYASVAVDGAFELRDYPALVVAEITHIGTRQAASSRSFRRLAAYIFAQDRPAGGERIAMTSPVLQDRVAEDEKIAMTAPVMEEQVAKDSWRMRFVMPAKYTLGTLPEPPSDITLTEIPARRMAAVRFAGNGSAADLADMEQMLAEWIEAQGLRSKGTFEYAFYDAPMVPGPLRRNEVMIEVEEPRE
- a CDS encoding DUF1153 domain-containing protein, which translates into the protein MAYPKDISIAEAIKRYGLPPSHRVHWSPARKAGVVRAVREQAISFHEARERYLLSRSEFEQWERDFVGTSARESNLEEA
- a CDS encoding prolyl oligopeptidase family serine peptidase, which translates into the protein MKLVSTLPLAAAMTLTSMTGANAQSNSETAPGVPGPEEDPYIWLEEARSETALEWVEKENERTLAALESDPRFEQLKAEALAIYDSEDRIPYVSFRPDGLYNFWQDKENPKGLVRRTTLESYRSDEPEWETVLDIDALAAAEGREWVYKGSTCLPPALNKCMIALSDGGEDATVMREFDTSTKTFVEGGFVLNEKSQGGISWIDENTLLVNRDFGDGTLTESEYPFTSRVWKRGTPISQAEEIFRGEPSDVWAGASLLRDASGTIQARTAFRGVSFHESVYYVWKDGEWLELDIPKKASPYGIVDGHLLFSTDVEWETQGQRFPADSLIAVDLEEWKADPNGAARTLVWAPGERQTKRGGSVTAQALYVGLLDNVVGKVLKFNYADGAWISEEVDLPDNATVGIAASSNETDQVMFTVTDFLNPTTLYYSDGDSAPEIIKTSPYYFDKAGMEVEQHEASSADGTKIPYFIVKPAGMKLDRATPTLLTGYGGFQIPRLPGYLGTTGKLWLERGGAYVLANLRGGGEFGPGWHQSAIRENKQRTWDDFLAVAEDLVERGFTSPDHLGIQGGSQGGLLVGTAFTQRPDLFGAAIVQIPLFDMLRYHLIGRGASWIGEYGDPRIPEQRAWIEGYSPYQMIAEEEDYPAPFLWASTADDRTHPAHARKGAAKLKAQGHDYYYFEDMTGGHSGGVDNEQRAKLEALQHVYLMQRLMDDRSGG
- a CDS encoding ATP synthase F1 subunit epsilon, whose product is MALHFELVTPAKLVRSEDVHMVVVPGAEGEFGVLEGHAPFMSTIRDGEVRVYKSEGAAPETIEVRGGFAEVGANGLTVLAEHVEG
- the atpD gene encoding F0F1 ATP synthase subunit beta codes for the protein MATAPALNQTTNGTISQVIGAVVDVQFEGELPSILTALETKNGDTTLVLEVAQHLGENTVRTIAMDGTDGLVRGQEVVNTGRQISVPVGPKTLGRIMNVVGEAIDERGPIGADQTMPIHAPAPEFIDQSTEASILVTGIKVIDLLAPYAKGGKIGLFGGAGVGKTVLIQELINNIAKGHGGVSVFAGVGERTREGNDLYHEFLDAGVIAKDADGNATSEGSKVALVFGQMNEPPGARARVALSGLTMAEYFRDQEGQDVLFFVDNIFRFTQAGSEVSALLGRIPSAVGYQPTLATDMGNLQERITSTTKGSITSVQAIYVPADDLTDPAPATSFAHLDATTTLSRAISELGIYPAVDPLDSTSRVLEPRVVGQEHYETARRVQETLQKYKSLQDIIAILGMDELSEEDKLTVARARKIQKFLSQPFHVAEVFTNIPGVFVQLEDTVKSFKAVVEGEYDHLPEAAFYMVGGIDQAVEKAAKLAEDA
- a CDS encoding F0F1 ATP synthase subunit gamma, which gives rise to MASLKELKGRINSVKSTQKITKAKQMVAAAKLRRAQAAAEAARPYAERLAGVMASLAGRVSGDNAPKLLAGTGSDRRNLIVVVNTDKGLCGGLNANLVKAAKAKARELLAQGKEIEFYLVGKKGRAPLKRDFAKQIGGGFDTSEVKTPGFEEADAIAAELIEMYEAGKFDIAHLIYPTFKSALVQDPTVNQLIPVPSPDSANTDEAMVEYEPGEEEILEELLPRYVKTQLFGALLEREASEQGASMTAMDNATRNAGELIKDLNIEYNRSRQAAITTELIEIIAGAEAL